A single Acidobacteriota bacterium DNA region contains:
- a CDS encoding glycoside hydrolase family 3 N-terminal domain-containing protein has protein sequence MIRILLTLVLSASSVLASLPAVGAQKTKPGTPEPNWVEKTLASMTVDEKIGQLIIPAAVGMFLSQDSETFQQARRDITQFHVGGYHMLGEVNILHEPAGVALFINHLQELAKVPLWVTADFEGGVGLRYIGATRLPRAMAMGATANPDFAYQSGRIAAEEARAMGVQVNFYPVVDVNNNARNPIINIRSFGGDPQLVSRMARAYIRGSQEHGVMATAKHFPGHGDTSTDSHLELPIIDVDRARLNAIELPPFQAAVEEGVGGVMSAHIALPRIETDNLPATLSPKMLTGVLRGELKFNGVIFTDAMNMRGLTAHYPEGEAAVRAVKAGADVVLYPPSVEQAFLGLKRAVDSGEIKESRIDESVRRILTAKAKLGLDRNRFVDIGKLDSALGTNEHQRTAQQIIEGAITLARDKRNVLPLKLAPEQKVLFISMVDNSEGWRDGVPGRAFFEGLVKRHAKSIHVYVTDKTSPAEFDLIKKLAAFSDAVIVNGFIRVSSFKGSIDMSEGEINLLKHLSTIKQPFAFVLFGSPYLLSFVPELPTYILAYEYYPAAEEAALKAVFGEIEFKGKLPIELPGFYPIGHSATKSAPS, from the coding sequence ATGATCAGAATCCTGCTCACTCTAGTGTTAAGCGCTTCGAGCGTGCTCGCTTCTCTGCCTGCCGTCGGGGCTCAAAAGACAAAGCCCGGTACGCCGGAACCAAACTGGGTTGAGAAAACGCTCGCCTCGATGACGGTTGATGAGAAGATCGGTCAGCTCATCATCCCGGCGGCCGTCGGAATGTTCCTGAGTCAGGACAGCGAGACCTTTCAACAAGCCCGCCGCGATATCACCCAGTTTCATGTCGGCGGCTATCACATGCTCGGCGAAGTGAACATCCTGCACGAGCCCGCCGGAGTCGCGCTGTTCATCAATCACCTGCAAGAGCTGGCTAAAGTTCCGCTGTGGGTCACCGCTGACTTCGAAGGCGGGGTCGGGCTGCGATACATCGGGGCGACGCGGCTTCCAAGAGCGATGGCGATGGGCGCAACCGCGAATCCCGACTTTGCTTACCAGTCGGGCCGCATCGCCGCTGAAGAAGCGCGGGCTATGGGTGTTCAAGTCAACTTCTATCCGGTAGTCGATGTGAACAACAACGCCCGCAATCCGATCATCAACATCCGCTCATTCGGCGGTGACCCGCAGCTCGTCTCTCGGATGGCTCGCGCGTACATACGAGGCTCGCAGGAGCACGGCGTGATGGCCACCGCCAAACACTTTCCCGGTCACGGTGACACCTCGACCGATTCTCACCTCGAGCTGCCCATCATCGACGTCGATCGCGCGCGCTTGAATGCCATCGAGCTGCCCCCGTTTCAAGCGGCCGTCGAAGAAGGCGTGGGCGGGGTGATGAGCGCCCACATAGCCTTGCCGCGAATCGAGACCGACAACCTTCCCGCTACGCTCTCGCCAAAGATGCTCACCGGCGTGTTGCGAGGCGAATTAAAATTCAACGGCGTGATTTTCACCGATGCGATGAACATGCGCGGCCTGACGGCTCACTATCCCGAAGGTGAGGCCGCGGTTCGCGCGGTGAAGGCCGGCGCCGACGTGGTGCTGTACCCTCCGAGCGTCGAGCAGGCCTTTCTTGGTCTCAAGCGCGCAGTCGACTCAGGCGAGATCAAAGAGTCGCGCATCGATGAATCGGTCCGCCGAATACTGACGGCAAAGGCGAAGCTGGGGCTCGACCGAAATCGCTTCGTCGATATCGGCAAGCTTGATAGCGCCCTTGGCACGAACGAGCATCAGCGCACGGCGCAACAGATCATCGAAGGCGCGATCACCCTGGCGCGCGACAAGCGGAACGTGTTGCCGCTGAAGCTGGCACCCGAACAGAAGGTGTTGTTCATCTCGATGGTTGATAACAGCGAAGGCTGGCGCGATGGAGTACCGGGCCGCGCATTCTTCGAGGGGCTGGTTAAACGCCATGCAAAGTCGATACACGTCTATGTGACGGACAAGACGTCGCCGGCCGAGTTCGATCTAATCAAGAAGCTTGCGGCGTTCTCGGACGCGGTCATCGTGAACGGGTTTATTCGAGTCTCGTCTTTCAAAGGCTCGATCGATATGAGCGAGGGTGAGATCAACCTGTTAAAGCATCTGTCTACTATCAAGCAGCCGTTCGCTTTTGTGCTCTTTGGCAGCCCGTACTTGTTATCATTTGTTCCGGAGCTTCCGACTTACATTTTGGCTTACGAATACTACCCCGCAGCCGAA